In Pyrus communis chromosome 1, drPyrComm1.1, whole genome shotgun sequence, the following are encoded in one genomic region:
- the LOC137708306 gene encoding uncharacterized protein isoform X2 yields the protein MSGGGGKMLGLSVKQHKRSKSFPEKKRVEEDDLDSSGEASDLVKLDMGQFKGHVTTKKKQSPTVEVHNSLKQEILQLEKRLQDQFEVRHALENALGYRSSIHHNTNASVIPKPATELIKEIAVLELEVAHLEQYLLSLYRRAFDGKFSSVSPSKKDERLKPTLTSLRSRFLEVSEPDMPLERENLAVQSSGQSLENSQKEFNAIGGEEKLLDSSVHRCHSSLSQHSAFLSRTSPEESLANTLRSCHSQPLSMMGYAQNTSSNLISLADHLGTRIADHIPETPNRLSEDMIKCMSTIYCKLSESPLSHNGLSSPNSSLSSTSAFSPRDQSDMWSPRCRNNSSFDVRLDNPFHIEGLKEFSGPYSTMVEVPWIYRDSKKLGDIKHLLQHFRSLICRLEEVDPRKLKNDEKLAFWINVHNTLVMHAYLAYGVPQNNVKRVFLLLKAAYNIGGHTISADTMQSSILGCRMSRPGQYISACSGFVCYLLQGRSSRLEMNGKHMQLTIRNPFYTLHCVQEAILILRFVYTHPRGYIRIWKVQRRSTFKLPLECARTTKFFYRRLLRHLQKVRVCVQLVF from the exons ATGAGCGGTGGTGGAGGTAAAATGCTGGGATTAAGTGTGAAACAACACAAGCGTTCAAAAAG CTTTCCTGAGAAGAAAAGAGTGGAGGAAGATGATTTGGATAGTTCCGGTGAAGCATCAGACCTTGTAAAGCTG GATATGGGACAATTCAAGGGCCATGTTACGACCAAGAAGAAACAATCTCCTACCGTGGAAGTACACAACTCTTTAAAGCAAGAG ATTCTACAGCTTGAGAAAAGATTACAAGATCAATTCGAGGTCCGTCATGCTTTAGAAAATGCATTGGGTTATAGGTCTTCCATCCATCATAATACAAATGCAAGTGTGATACCTAAG CCAGCTACAGAATTGATTAAGGAGATTGCTGTGTTAGAATTAGAAGTTGCCCATTTGGAACAATATCTTCTCTCGTTGTATAGGAGAGCATTTGATGGGAAATTTTCCTCTGTTTCCCCATCTAAGAAGGATGAACGACTAAAACCAACTCTAACAAGCCTAAGAAGCAGGTTCCTAGAAGTTTCTGAACCTGATATGCCATTGGAGAGGGAAAACTTGGCAGTTCAATCCAGTGGTCAGTCACTTGAAAATTCACAGAAGGAATTCAATGCAATTGGAGGAGAAGAGAAACTATTAGATTCCAGTGTTCACCGTTGCCACTCCTCACTTTCGCAACACTCTGCATTCTTAAGTAGAACTTCTCCAGAAGAGTCTTTGGCGAACACTTTGCGTTCCTGTCATTCTCAACCGTTGTCTATGATGGGG TATGCTCAGAATACTTCATCAAATTTAATTAGTCTGGCAGACCATCTTGGTACACGCATTGCTGATCATATTCCAGAGACACCTAACAGGCTTTCGGAGGACATGATCAAGTGCATGTCCACCATATATTGCAAGCTTTCGGAATCACCCTTGTCACATAATGGCCTTTCATCTCCCAATTCATCTTTGTCATCAACAAGTGCATTTTCACCGCGAGATCAGAGTGACATGTGGAGTCCACGATGTAGGAATAATTCATCTTTTGATGTAAGACTGGATAATCCTTTTCATATTGAAGGACTTAAAGAGTTTAGTGGGCCATACAGCACAATGGTTGAAGTGCCATGGATTTATAGAGATAGTAAAAAACTAGGCGATATCAAGCATTTGCTACAACATTTCAG GTCACTTATCTGTCGGTTAGAGGAAGTAGATCCAAGAAAGTTGAAAAATGATGAGAAGTTAGCGTTCTGGATTAATGTACACAATACATTGGTTATGCAT GCATATTTGGCTTATGGGGTTCCTCAAAACAATGTAAAGAGagtatttttgcttttgaag GCTGCTTATAACATTGGGGGTCACACAATCAGCGCAGACACAATGCAAAGCTCTATCCTTGGATGCCGGATGTCTCGCCCGGGACAG TATATCTCTGCTTGCAGTGGCTTCGTTTGTTACTTACTCCAAGGACGAAGTTCAAGACTGGAGATGAACGGCAAGCATATGCAATTGACCATCCGGAACCCCTTCTATACTTTGCACTGTGTTCAGGAAGCCATTCTGATCCTGCG GTTCGTGTATACACACCCAAGAGGGTATATCAGGATCTGGAAGGTGCAAAGGAGGAGTACATTCAAGCTACCTTTGGAGTGCGCAAGGACCACAAAATTCTTCTACCGAAGATTGTTGAGGCATTTGCAAAAAGTTCGGGTTTGTGTCCAGTTGGTGTTTTAG
- the LOC137708306 gene encoding uncharacterized protein isoform X1, which produces MSGGGGKMLGLSVKQHKRSKSFPEKKRVEEDDLDSSGEASDLVKLDMGQFKGHVTTKKKQSPTVEVHNSLKQEILQLEKRLQDQFEVRHALENALGYRSSIHHNTNASVIPKPATELIKEIAVLELEVAHLEQYLLSLYRRAFDGKFSSVSPSKKDERLKPTLTSLRSRFLEVSEPDMPLERENLAVQSSGQSLENSQKEFNAIGGEEKLLDSSVHRCHSSLSQHSAFLSRTSPEESLANTLRSCHSQPLSMMGYAQNTSSNLISLADHLGTRIADHIPETPNRLSEDMIKCMSTIYCKLSESPLSHNGLSSPNSSLSSTSAFSPRDQSDMWSPRCRNNSSFDVRLDNPFHIEGLKEFSGPYSTMVEVPWIYRDSKKLGDIKHLLQHFRSLICRLEEVDPRKLKNDEKLAFWINVHNTLVMHAYLAYGVPQNNVKRVFLLLKAAYNIGGHTISADTMQSSILGCRMSRPGQWLRLLLTPRTKFKTGDERQAYAIDHPEPLLYFALCSGSHSDPAVRVYTPKRVYQDLEGAKEEYIQATFGVRKDHKILLPKIVEAFAKSSGLCPVGVLEMIQQTLPESLRKSVKKCQLGKPRKSIEYIPHNFTFRYLISKELVK; this is translated from the exons ATGAGCGGTGGTGGAGGTAAAATGCTGGGATTAAGTGTGAAACAACACAAGCGTTCAAAAAG CTTTCCTGAGAAGAAAAGAGTGGAGGAAGATGATTTGGATAGTTCCGGTGAAGCATCAGACCTTGTAAAGCTG GATATGGGACAATTCAAGGGCCATGTTACGACCAAGAAGAAACAATCTCCTACCGTGGAAGTACACAACTCTTTAAAGCAAGAG ATTCTACAGCTTGAGAAAAGATTACAAGATCAATTCGAGGTCCGTCATGCTTTAGAAAATGCATTGGGTTATAGGTCTTCCATCCATCATAATACAAATGCAAGTGTGATACCTAAG CCAGCTACAGAATTGATTAAGGAGATTGCTGTGTTAGAATTAGAAGTTGCCCATTTGGAACAATATCTTCTCTCGTTGTATAGGAGAGCATTTGATGGGAAATTTTCCTCTGTTTCCCCATCTAAGAAGGATGAACGACTAAAACCAACTCTAACAAGCCTAAGAAGCAGGTTCCTAGAAGTTTCTGAACCTGATATGCCATTGGAGAGGGAAAACTTGGCAGTTCAATCCAGTGGTCAGTCACTTGAAAATTCACAGAAGGAATTCAATGCAATTGGAGGAGAAGAGAAACTATTAGATTCCAGTGTTCACCGTTGCCACTCCTCACTTTCGCAACACTCTGCATTCTTAAGTAGAACTTCTCCAGAAGAGTCTTTGGCGAACACTTTGCGTTCCTGTCATTCTCAACCGTTGTCTATGATGGGG TATGCTCAGAATACTTCATCAAATTTAATTAGTCTGGCAGACCATCTTGGTACACGCATTGCTGATCATATTCCAGAGACACCTAACAGGCTTTCGGAGGACATGATCAAGTGCATGTCCACCATATATTGCAAGCTTTCGGAATCACCCTTGTCACATAATGGCCTTTCATCTCCCAATTCATCTTTGTCATCAACAAGTGCATTTTCACCGCGAGATCAGAGTGACATGTGGAGTCCACGATGTAGGAATAATTCATCTTTTGATGTAAGACTGGATAATCCTTTTCATATTGAAGGACTTAAAGAGTTTAGTGGGCCATACAGCACAATGGTTGAAGTGCCATGGATTTATAGAGATAGTAAAAAACTAGGCGATATCAAGCATTTGCTACAACATTTCAG GTCACTTATCTGTCGGTTAGAGGAAGTAGATCCAAGAAAGTTGAAAAATGATGAGAAGTTAGCGTTCTGGATTAATGTACACAATACATTGGTTATGCAT GCATATTTGGCTTATGGGGTTCCTCAAAACAATGTAAAGAGagtatttttgcttttgaag GCTGCTTATAACATTGGGGGTCACACAATCAGCGCAGACACAATGCAAAGCTCTATCCTTGGATGCCGGATGTCTCGCCCGGGACAG TGGCTTCGTTTGTTACTTACTCCAAGGACGAAGTTCAAGACTGGAGATGAACGGCAAGCATATGCAATTGACCATCCGGAACCCCTTCTATACTTTGCACTGTGTTCAGGAAGCCATTCTGATCCTGCG GTTCGTGTATACACACCCAAGAGGGTATATCAGGATCTGGAAGGTGCAAAGGAGGAGTACATTCAAGCTACCTTTGGAGTGCGCAAGGACCACAAAATTCTTCTACCGAAGATTGTTGAGGCATTTGCAAAAAGTTCGGGTTTGTGTCCAGTTGGTGTTTTAGAGATGATCCAACAGACTTTGCCTGAATCATTGAGGAAGAGTGTCAAGAAATGCCAGCTTGGGAAACCCCGCAAGAGCATCGAGTATATTCCTCACAACTTCACATTTCGGTATTTAATTTCTAAAGAGCTGGTGAAGTGA
- the LOC137708317 gene encoding STS14 protein-like, with protein sequence MAHHHPLLVLAALAIAISSVHVAAAQAPSSNPSAREYLQAHNQARAAVGVEPLKWSESLANATSRLVRYQRNNQACNFANLTSGSKYGANQLWASGQSVSPTMVVDTWVKEKDFYNHSGNSCVPNHRCGVYTQVVWRKSLELGCAQATCVKEQSSLSICFYNPPGNVVGERPY encoded by the coding sequence ATGGCTCATCATCATCCCTTGCTAGTCCTAGCAGCCCTGGCTATAGCCATCAGCTCTGTCCATGTTGCAGCGGCTCAGGCGCCAAGCTCCAACCCTTCAGCCAGAGAGTACCTCCAAGCTCACAACCAAGCCAGAGCCGCAGTGGGTGTAGAGCCGCTCAAGTGGAGTGAGTCATTGGCCAATGCAACAAGCAGGCTAGTGAGGTACCAAAGAAACAACCAAGCCTGCAACTTTGCTAACCTCACCAGTGGCAGCAAGTATGGAGCCAATCAGCTGTGGGCAAGTGGGCAGTCAGTGAGTCCAACCATGGTTGTGGACACTTGGGTCAAAGAGAAGGACTTCTACAACCACAGTGGAAACTCCTGCGTGCCAAATCACAGGTGTGGTGTGTACACCCAGGTGGTGTGGAGGAAGTCTTTGGAGCTTGGGTGTGCTCAGGCTACATGTGTCAAAGAACAGAGCAGCTTGAGTATTTGTTTTTATAATCCTCCTGGGAATGTTGTAGGGGAGCGCCCGTactaa
- the LOC137716111 gene encoding uncharacterized protein — MGVCASTPTCTKSRGGGAPRPDAIGRPTSSIVIDADGRMQELKRPTQSKHITSQNPNHFLCNSETMSIGTCLTHVPDEEELQAGQIYFLLPLRQTQKPLSLPDLCDLAIKASSALARDGGRLTSKLKFP, encoded by the coding sequence ATGGGCGTCTGTGCTTCCACTCCGACCTGCACAAAAAGCAGAGGAGGAGGAGCACCGCGACCAGATGCGATCGGACGGCCGACAAGCAGCATAGTGATCGACGCGGACGGTCGGATGCAAGAGTTGAAGCGACCAACCCAATCAAAGCACATCACTTCCCAGAATCCGAATCATTTCCTCTGCAACTCCGAAACCATGTCCATCGGCACGTGCTTGACCCACGTGCCCGACGAGGAGGAGCTCCAGGCGGGCCAAATTTACTTCCTGCTGCCACTGCGTCAGACCCAGAAGCCCCTCTCTCTGCCGGACCTCTGCGATCTGGCCATCAAGGCCAGCTCTGCGCTGGCCAGAGACGGTGGTCGCCTAACTTCAAAGCTCAAATTTccctga